In Betta splendens chromosome 1, fBetSpl5.4, whole genome shotgun sequence, the genomic stretch GTGGTGCATTAGATTTATTTTTACTGGATGAATTATAAGGAGCCGAGCGTTTCTTCCCATCTTGCCTGAATCCTACAGAATGAGTAACGGTGCATGAGAGCGTTAGGCGTTTTTACCCGGTAGTTGTTGGGAATATCCATCTTGCTCCGGAGGAACTTTGCTAAGTGCATGACAGACATGGCCGCCGGGCACTGCAGGAAGCGTTTACCGTTGGCCTGAGAACAAAGAGGAGCACACGGGAGGAAACATAAATCCAGCGGGAATGCCCCAAAACCACATTcaatgtgaagctgcagctgaccccaggtctgcgtctgcgtctgcgtctgcactgGGATCAGGTCTTACCTTGTCTCCTTCCAACCCCGCGTGTGGCCTCTCACTgtttctgcaggaaaacaagaaaGGATGAGTACATTTCACTGCGTGAGAGGAAGTCCTATTTATTTACATCCATCGTGAGGTCGACTTCATTGCTCAGGTATCGGGTAATTCAAGTCATTGTTCCACCCGCAGCACACAGAAACAGGCCCGATGCTGAGAAGTACCACAGTCTGTTGTAAAATAAGTATCAAGCGACTCACTTGTTCCTCTCATAGAACTGTATGGACAGACTGATGATTTCATCTTCCGCTATGTTGAACGTCTCCACCACTTCCCCGGGTTCCAGCACACGGTTCTCAGCGTAGAAGTCCCGTCTCCGCTTCATCTCATCTGAGTCCAGCAGAACAGACATTACACTTAAAACGCATAACGAGACCCTTAACATTATTATGCGTACGACACCAATGACCTAACCTTTAAATAACCCTGGAACAAGCTTATAAACAATATCCTGTAGAGTTTTGTCCGCtctagaaaaacacaaagtttcTATGATTAGAAAGGCTTATGCTGGGATGTTCAGACCTTTTACACTAGAATGTGGGGTCTTTCCTGCTCACCTGATGCTGAGCTGTGGACACGTCTTGTGAACTTGGACGTCACATCGGGGGCAGAACTTATTCGTCTCCAGGAACGTGACGATGCATGTTTTACAAACTGTGCAGAGACGAGAGATTCGGGTAAATGCTCCACAGAGCCACTGATGGACATGCGCCGCTCCAGTGGACTTCCCAGGAGCCTGACGCTTAAGGTGCAGGTCTCAGTGTTACACGTTTAGCTCTGCCTGACAAGCACCCATGCCCATGTCCACCACAGACACTGATGGGACGCGTTCATGTGAGGAACTTACAGGAGTGGAGGCACTCTACGATGGTGGTAGCATCTATTAGGTAGCCGGCGCACAGTGGACACGTGAGGTGTGGATTCAAATCTGTGATTTTGATCTGGTCGGGCTGCATTTTTTCCATGAGGACAGATCTGTGGAGGAAGCAGATGACACGAGAGCTTGGTTGGAGCAGATACGACAATGCTTGTGGAGACTGGGTTCTCTCCCGTATGGTCAGCGAGCTCCTCTCAGACAATGTCTGCAGCGCGTCCTTGGGACAGCGGCTTGTGGAAACCACAACAAAGAAAGCTGGTGGCCGCACGGAAAACGACTCTGGTGACACGCTGCAGCCGCAGGACTCGCGTGGAGAGCAGGAATCCTGCAGCCGAACGCAGCCGCTGTGGTGAGACACGACAGCCGACGAGTGAATGGCCCGTGCGTGGCCTCAGCTCGTGCATCAGCTCCGCTCCTCGACCGGCGGACCAACAAAGAAGCGCTACGCGTCTCCGGAGCGGCCGCGgccgggcgagcgagcgagcgccgcgTGCACGGGCGCATCCGGCGAAAACGGCAGCGGCGAAGGGGCTGCAGAGGCTCGCCAAATCACGGTGGTACACAAAGCAGCCATCTTAAATCCACTGACAGTGGATCAGGAGGCGTACAAGGGAGACTCAAAATGTGACACCGTGCACTCTGCGCGCCGCTCCGCGAACAGCGGCGCGATGTGCGGCATAAAGAACGATCACCGACGCGTCGGTCCTACCTGATCACACACAAAAGtgccccctctcctcccagcGAGGATCCAGGTTAATTATTTGGACTTGGACAGATTTTGCAGCAGCGCCAGAAAATGGCTTTTTTCAGCCCCGTCAGAGGACAGCCCATTTTGGATCACGTGATATTATTTTGTCGCCTTGTTCACGGGGCGCAGGGGGGATCCGCGGAGTCTCCGCAGGCCCCTGCTCGCTTTCTGCACCTTCGCTCGTCCTGAGCGGGTCGCGCCGCGCATTCGCGTCTTTTATTCCACGTTCGTTTGACGGCTTGAATTAAAGACGCTgcgcggccgccggcgccgccacgCCCCCCGCTGTCCGAACCTGGCTGTCAGTGACTTGGTCTGCACTGCTCAGAGGCCTGCAGGCCTCAGGTCGGGCCGAGCTCGAGGCTGGCCCACGAACATGCGAGATGCGAAAGACATGGACtcgttttatttaattatttcaaatgaaaaaaagtcaaatgaaaTACCTAAATAAACCCACGCATTCAAACTAGACGtttgaaataatattaaaataaattatgaaAAATTTTAGAATTATTATGAAAAATATCTTATCTGCATTTTAATGTAATATGATTTGATATAATCTTTTTTTACTACGTGTGTGTCATGTGATGTgatacaaataaatagatattGACTGCTTGTTTGGGAAAACTCCACCTGACAACCccacactttgtgttttttaaaatttgttCATATatctcatttttttttgtctgtgtctcctTTAGTCATACTTTTGACTATTCTAGCTCACAATCTCACATTCTCAGTTCATCTTAAGTTATGGGACAGGCAACTTGGCTTGTAGTCGGTTTTTGTCTTCCACCATTTACCCAAAAGCAATTATCATCTATATTAATATTTGTGATCATCATTGACCATTGTGATCATGTTTCACAGGGTTGAAGGCTCATTGGCTGATCGTATTGCAGGGATATTACAATGTGCAATGTAATAAAGGTATATCGGGAAATGTTTATTGAAACAATAAGATGTAACAAACATAGATCCCTTGGTTTTGAAAGATGAGGAAtgaaatgtgtcattttgaaTGGATTAACATCTAATAATGTTTTAAAGGAAAGGGAGCCTTCACTTCTTATGATGCAAATCTGACAGTCTGGTAAACATCCTTGTGTTTTACAGCCCCATGACCTGTGGTTGCACAcagttattttcattttgttttcaagCTACAAGTTTTTGTTCCGGTTTTTACCATTTTGTTGCACCTGACAATTCTACGTGCATTTAGGATTTAATTTTGTTTCATTAAGAATTTCAGCTGTAATAGTTACAACTTTAAAAAAGCATCTATTATCAATGTGGTGGCAATAGATGAAAACTGTCATCTATCGAGAAATCACAATTTTACATCTGTAAAATCTTTAACATGTGGCcaatacagtaaaacatcaaGTACACCTCAGTGCCATCCTTTTGTCAAGCTTTGAGTGTTTTTACTCTATCTTGAACCAACCTCCTAGCTGCCGTTGCAGATACTAGTGTGGATAGAAGTGAGGTCCCTCAGCATCTAAATCAGCTAAGCTTCTATGTGGTCCAGAGTAACACAAATCGTCTTTAACTATAAGCTGTATCAGCCTAGTCTTGTGTGTAGAGAGGCAGCTGGCTCCATGTGGAGCCCCACAGCTGTGCCTCCCTTCATACAACCTATAGGAACCACAATTATCTAATATATGTGTTAGTACTATATAATGTGCGTGTAATACATGTTTGTCAAATCACTTGAAATATAATtagttattattaaaaaaaaatgtgataagctgcaaaacacaaattacTACAATACTACAAATTCGGTTAAGCTCAGAGTTTACAATAAGAACACCAGCATAAGAAATTATGAATGCAATATTAGAGGTTTGCtcaaaaattatattttaataatattatactCTTTTAAACCACGTAAAGACAAGTACTAGCTTCTTTTAAAGCTTACTAACCTTTGCTATATCCTGTAACACTTGTGGGTGCCAGGATTGAGTTAATTCCAAACTGAAATCGCGTACAGGTCTTCTGATTTCATATAATATGAGCTCAAACATTTCAGTGTGACCGTGCGTGGGCTTCACCCAGCGATTACGACAGGGGGCAGACCCTTCATGACCACCGGGTGCAGGTGGAGGACCCCTGTAGTGCCCGCCGTGGCCTATTGGGGGCGCTGTTCTCCCCCAAGTTTAGCGCGGACGCCATCTTGAGGAAACCCCGAACGCAGCGCTGGTTGCTGGTGACTGACAACAATCTGGGGCGCATCACGATGGGATTCCTCACGTTCAAGTGAAAGAGTACCACGCCGATTTGGCACCACAGACACCGAAAGCTACAAGAGCGGAGCTGCGCGGCGGGTGCTCTCGGCGTTTGAAGGCACGGGCCGCCCGGTAGCCTCGATGGCCGGCTAGCGCCTCCGTGGACTCCGCCGCGGCCTGcacgggaggaggaagggtggTGACGGCGCAGAATGCTCTGCCGCTGACTCCCAGCGAGACAGTTAGCCTGGCCCGAGACTCGCTGCGAGTTGGAGAGCGAGCACGATGCACCTATAGATCCCTTTTAAACTCTCTTAATTTAGCGATTTCTAGTTGCGTGCGGAGGCTCCGATCAACAGCGGGCGCCGTCTTGCGTACCCTAAATTCCCAGCCGGGGATATGTCATCCAACTGCACCAGCGCAGCGCCCGTCAGCGCTAGCAAAACCAAGACGAAAAAGAAGCATTTTATAGGACAAAAAGTGAAATTATTCCGTGCAAGTGAGCCCATTCTCAGCGTTTTAATGTGGGGTGTCAACCACACTGTAAGTACCCTTTTACATAACGCCGCCTCCGCTGCTGCTAGCGTGCAGTTTGTTTatgctgctgttgtgatttcgctagctcgTTAGCCGGCTTCCCTCCGCTGTCGGGCCAGCCCTGGTGGCCCCAGTCTGTCCCAGTGGATGTTTGCCAAGCGGTTCGCAGAGCCAGCGACGTGCTGGACGCCGGCGAGCTGTTGCCGTGCACGCCGTAACGGCAGCACGCTGCCGCTGCGACGGGGCGAGCGCAACTTCAGCCTCGGCGTGACAGCCGCGCAGCGCACGTGCGCGTGAAGGACCGATGGGCGTTAAAAGCACACCGAAACAGTGTGTTGGGATGTATAAAGGGTAGCGTTTGGGAGTCAAGTCGTGCGCCGCTGCTCTGGTGCaggcgcggaggaggaggggtgtgaCGGGCGGCCGGAGCAGCGGGTTACACGGTCCTCAGCTCCGCAGCCGCACAGCTTCGTGCCTTTTGTTCCCATCGATCTGATGCGAGCTTACACCTGCGCGTCCTTTACTCAGTTCGTGCAGCTTCGTCCCATCGCAGCGTTTGTTCATAAGCAGAGGAGTCAAATCTATCACATTCGCGTCTGGCAGAGGCCGCCGGTGGTTGTGAGAAGCTCCGTGAGCGGAGCGGTTTTACACCCAGTGGAGGATGGAGTGGGCTGGAGGCAGCGGTGGGGTCCTGCCTGGTGTGTTGGACGTCCGCTCCTGCACAGTTGGAGTGATGTAGGAAAAGCAGCTTGCCAGGTGTGACAGAGGAGCACGTAGAGAGGTGACACTTCATTGATCTGCTGTGAATgggaacacgcacgcacgcacgcacacgtgaaTTCCATAGGCTGTAAAATGAAACAACACCACCATTAAAGCTGGGGAATCAGTGCAACTGCTAATGATATGACTATTACTGCAGCATTCCCAGCGTTCAGTGGGTGAACTTTGgcagtgggtgtgtgggtgcagcACACTGGCCCTGTGGTTTGAGGTGTTGGTGGGAGGCAGATTCAAGACATCAAACATTGCTTTTATCAaagctctctcttctctttccagCCAGAAGttgtatgtatttttaataaGCAGCCTAGCTGGGAACTGAAGGAATTCACATCTACAAGGTGTCTGTCACTTGATGTTAAGGCGATGAACCAGAGTCTCTGAGGTAGAAGCTTCTTCTTAATGTGCCGTCAGCCAATAAAGTTGTGCTTTATTGCTTAGAGTGAAAGTTATAAGACAGTcttgtttgttattttgcttCTCTTTTAATGCTCCCATGTCACAAATAGTTCAGTCTTCAACCTTTCCCCTGTTTCTCTTGAATCACTGTTTACTTGACAATCTGCAGGGAGGTGTGCATTCATGCAAGCGTTTACCCCAGAGTGTGTTAGATCAGATTGGACCTGGAGGACCTGGCAGCAGCATTAAAGTGAAGGATGTTCTGACTTCCCTGTGGTCCCACACATAATGGTTGGTGCACTCGCAAAGACTTAGGGTAGTGTGTAAGGActgactggacagactgaggtGTGTTACAGGTAGTTGCAGCCCTGTTGTTTGCAGTGAAAGTATTTATGCTTTTTTCATGAACTTTTAAAAAAGTCTTGATATGTGCTACTGGAACTGCACAACAGTTGAGTACTTTGTGTAGGTGTCTGTTTTAAGCACACTTTCAATCATGCCTTTATTGAAATTGCTAACGCTGTTGCTTTAACTCTATGTTTTTGTCTGGG encodes the following:
- the LOC114852397 gene encoding polycomb group RING finger protein 2 translates to MEKMQPDQIKITDLNPHLTCPLCAGYLIDATTIVECLHSFCKTCIVTFLETNKFCPRCDVQVHKTCPQLSIRADKTLQDIVYKLVPGLFKDEMKRRRDFYAENRVLEPGEVVETFNIAEDEIISLSIQFYERNKNSERPHAGLEGDKANGKRFLQCPAAMSVMHLAKFLRSKMDIPNNYRVEVLYGDEPLKDYYTLMDIAYFYEWRRTGPIPLQYLVKPTRKRRRPSQSAAQGHSDGVNTSPTSESDSHSDKVHSPAAAKPPRASSQSSPTAHNLPTAPQSSNGTAAPTQRHGHAPKQLANARKVTVNGTGAGSGKEEARGGDKSGLPPTT